From the genome of Thermococcus stetteri, one region includes:
- a CDS encoding type I restriction-modification system subunit M, whose translation MPTLDEYLSRSYRKDVNKRKEKAEMERMKKDRIKTDTVRRGRGSYHELEPELEKKLWAAADKLRKKVEVHEYKYIVLGLVFLRYLSEAFERRRKELEERFGNPKSEDYIEDPEMRRAVLEDEEYYIEAGVFYLPEEARWSYFKKNANQPNIGEIIDNTISILEDKYPDHLADVIPKKYAEINLAPEDLAYLINLFTDIDFGKGKDGRDLFGRIYEYFLGKFAQVEGQKGGEFYTPRSLTKLIVEVLDIKEGKIFDPACGSGGFFVAALEREGVDKTRLAIYGQESKEGPWKICKMNLAIRGAEGDIKLGDSYHDDKFMHERFNFVVSNPPFNDSRWGANRISEDDPRIKIVSDEETLIPPENSANYMWILHFVYHLAPNGKAGFVMANGALSAGGLEGKIRRKLIEKDLVYGIVAAPPKLFYNVSLPVSLWFMRKKKPEHMKGKVLFINAKNLYKPISRRQNILTDEHIAKIVEKFRLFEEGKLDEIDEVGFAKVATIEEIAKNNYVLTPGRYVGVKLEFDDQRTFEEKMREYSEEMAKLLKQEEEVRGKVQEVFEALGFKLG comes from the coding sequence ATGCCAACACTCGATGAGTATCTTTCCAGATCGTACAGGAAGGATGTAAATAAGCGGAAAGAGAAAGCGGAGATGGAGAGAATGAAAAAGGATAGAATTAAAACTGATACAGTTAGGAGAGGGAGGGGAAGCTATCATGAACTGGAACCGGAGCTTGAAAAGAAGCTATGGGCTGCAGCCGATAAACTGAGAAAGAAGGTTGAAGTTCATGAGTATAAATACATAGTATTGGGGCTGGTTTTTTTAAGGTACCTCTCAGAGGCTTTTGAGAGGAGAAGAAAGGAGCTTGAAGAAAGGTTTGGAAATCCCAAGAGCGAAGATTACATCGAAGATCCAGAGATGAGAAGGGCCGTTTTGGAGGACGAGGAATATTATATCGAGGCTGGAGTGTTTTATCTCCCAGAAGAGGCCAGATGGAGCTATTTCAAAAAGAACGCAAACCAGCCGAACATAGGGGAGATCATAGATAACACAATCTCCATTCTCGAAGATAAGTATCCTGATCATCTAGCTGATGTTATACCCAAAAAGTATGCCGAGATAAACTTGGCCCCCGAGGACCTAGCGTACCTGATTAACCTCTTCACCGATATTGACTTTGGAAAGGGAAAAGATGGAAGGGATCTTTTCGGCAGGATCTACGAATATTTCCTTGGAAAGTTCGCACAGGTTGAGGGACAGAAAGGAGGAGAGTTTTATACTCCACGTTCACTGACGAAGTTAATCGTTGAAGTGTTAGACATTAAGGAAGGAAAGATATTCGACCCGGCATGTGGAAGCGGTGGATTCTTTGTAGCAGCTCTCGAAAGGGAGGGGGTGGATAAAACAAGACTGGCGATATATGGACAGGAGTCAAAGGAAGGGCCGTGGAAGATATGTAAGATGAACCTGGCGATAAGAGGGGCCGAGGGAGACATAAAGTTAGGAGATTCGTATCACGACGATAAGTTCATGCATGAGAGGTTTAATTTCGTGGTTTCAAACCCACCGTTCAACGACAGCAGGTGGGGAGCGAACAGGATAAGCGAAGATGACCCGAGGATTAAAATAGTGAGCGATGAGGAGACACTGATACCACCCGAGAACAGCGCCAACTACATGTGGATACTTCACTTTGTCTATCACCTTGCCCCGAACGGTAAGGCTGGGTTTGTCATGGCCAACGGGGCTCTTTCAGCAGGCGGACTGGAGGGGAAGATAAGAAGAAAGCTTATTGAAAAGGATTTGGTTTACGGGATTGTTGCGGCGCCGCCGAAGCTGTTCTACAACGTATCGCTACCGGTGTCGCTGTGGTTCATGAGAAAGAAGAAACCTGAGCACATGAAGGGTAAAGTTCTCTTCATTAACGCCAAGAACCTCTATAAGCCAATATCAAGGAGACAGAACATTCTAACAGATGAGCACATAGCGAAGATAGTCGAGAAGTTCCGTCTCTTTGAAGAAGGTAAACTCGACGAGATAGATGAAGTGGGCTTTGCTAAAGTTGCCACAATAGAGGAGATAGCGAAGAACAACTACGTATTGACTCCTGGAAGATATGTCGGTGTAAAGTTAGAGTTTGATGATCAGAGGACATTTGAGGAGAAGATGAGGGAGTACAGCGAAGAGATGGCCAAACTACTCAAACAGGAAGAGGAAGTGAGGGGGAAAGTCCAAGAGGTCTTCGAGGCTCTCGGGTTTAAGTTGGGGTGA